The following are encoded together in the Vigna angularis cultivar LongXiaoDou No.4 chromosome 9, ASM1680809v1, whole genome shotgun sequence genome:
- the LOC108320551 gene encoding uncharacterized protein LOC108320551, producing MASSRRCATLICSIAFSIYFFIIIFQVPIFSVPCRIGICKTPMEVTSSQLIASEVFPRSIVKILFYPGAAAKAICNQKTIPSYKNLLNIHQFNTRAVSAASDIQHLEVLAGSYLSVGGAITGLIKPGRMGLFGILLLMWGVIRESIMGTSGFAQAKGIHIYPAMYIVLISAFFSIRKDVRKLIRTFTRKHVVKVKRFKSKAK from the exons ATGGCTTCTTCTAGGAGATGCGCCACCCTCATTTGCTCCATtgctttttcaatatatttctttatcaTCATTTTTCAAGTTCCCATTTTCAG TGTTCCATGTAGAATTGGAATCTGTAAGACACCGATGGAAGTGACATCTTCTCAGTTAATTGCAAGTGAGGTCTTCCCTCGTTCTATAGTGAAGATCCTTTTCTACCCTGGTGCTGCTGCAAAGGCAATTTGCAATCAGAAAACCATCCCAAGCTACAAAAATCTGCTAAACATTCACCAGTTCAATACAAGGGCAGTGTCTGCTGCATCAGATATCCAACACCTAGAG GTTCTTGCAGGAAGCTACTTGTCTGTGGGAGGAGCAATCACAGGGCTGATAAAACCAGGGAGAATGGGCCTTTTTGGAATACTTCTTCTTATGTGGGGTGTCATTAGAGAGTCCATAATGGGAACATCTGGTTTCGCTCAAGCAAAAGGCATCCACATATATCCAGCCATGTATATTGTACTAATCTCAGCATTCTTCTCTATTAGAAAGGATGTCAGAAAGTTAATTCGTACATTCACTCGAAAGCATGTTGTGAAGGTTAAACGTTTTAAATCAAAGGCAAAATGA
- the LOC108320518 gene encoding uncharacterized protein LOC108320518, with the protein MSRPGDWNCRSCQHLNFQRRDSCQRCGDSKYGDRIDFGAFGGRGGSSFGLTGSDVRPGDWYCAAANCGAHNFASRSSCFKCGAFKDDLAGGYNSDILRSRAFGGSGRPGWKSGDWICSRSGCNEHNFASRMECFKCSAPRDTY; encoded by the exons ATGAGCAGACCGGGAGACTGGAACTGCAGGTCATGCCAGCACCTGAACTTTCAGAGGAGAGATTCATGCCAGCGATGTGGGGACTCAAAATATGGAGATAGAATTGATTTTGGTGCGTttggaggaagaggagggtCTTCGTTTGGGTTAACTGGGTCAGATGTTCGTCCTGGTGACTGGTACTGTGCTGCTGCTAACTGTGGGGCTCACAACTTTGCTAGCCGCTCAAGCTGCTTCAAGTGTGGTGCTTTCAAGGATGACTTGGCTGGAGGCTACAACAGTGACATCTTGCGCTCAAGAGCTTTTGGTGGCAGTGGAAGACCTGGCTGGAAATCTGGTGATTGGATATGCAGCAG ATCAGGATGCAATGAGCACAACTTCGCTAGCAGAATGGAATGCTTTAAATGCAGTGCTCCAAGGGACACGTACTAG
- the LOC108320490 gene encoding F-box only protein 6, with amino-acid sequence MSIWNNLPLDLLAKIFSFLSPDSLAIARSVCKNWNTCSKAYPLSPTTSTTTTTSSWFLALPIRNHRACCYAHNPTIDKWHQLSLPLPSIRPIASIGSLLLLRVTNSTTLQLGLSNPFTGEFKHLPRLHAARTNPAVGVTVSESSNSTLFPSFRVYVAGGMSEAAEGGAKYETKVEMYDSRIETWRIVGSTPVEFAVRLTVWTPNENVCIEETLYWVTSARAYSVVEYDVGRNGWRELGVPMAEKLEFASLVKRNGALGLVGGTCGGSGCIWRLSEGDKWCLVDEVPFQLGLRLLGGKRVWESVKCVGNDDCICLYRDLGSGMVACRRVGWKWVWVWIYGCDSIKGKPLPNSPIRGALLHPTLASSLIF; translated from the coding sequence ATGTCAATTTGGAACAACCTACCCTTAGATCTCTTAGCCAAAATCTTCTCCTTTCTCTCCCCAGATTCACTGGCCATAGCAAGATCAGTTTGCAAGAATTGGAACACCTGTTCCAAAGCATATCCTCTATCCCCAACAAcctcaacaacgacaacaacctCTTCATGGTTCCTGGCTCTTCCAATTCGCAACCACAGAGCGTGTTGTTATGCTCACAATCCAACCATAGACAAATGGCACCAACTCTCTCTGCCACTGCCATCCATTCGACCAATTGCTTCAATCGGAAGCCTCCTCCTCTTGAGGGTCACCAATTCCACAACGCTCCAATTGGGTCTCAGCAACCCCTTCACCGGAGAGTTCAAGCACCTTCCCCGGCTGCACGCGGCAAGGACCAACCCTGCCGTTGGAGTCACAGTCTCGGAGTCTTCGAATTCAACTCTGTTCCCTTCGTTTAGAGTCTACGTGGCAGGTGGCATGTCGGAGGCTGCCGAAGGTGGCGCAAAGTACGAAACGAAGGTGGAGATGTACGACTCGAGGATCGAGACGTGGCGGATTGTGGGGTCGACGCCGGTGGAATTCGCGGTGAGACTGACGGTGTGGACACCCAATGAGAATGTGTGCATTGAAGAAACTCTGTATTGGGTAACCTCGGCCAGAGCGTACAGTGTTGTCGAATATGATGTTGGGAGAAATGGGTGGAGGGAATTGGGTGTGCCCATGGCTGAAAAGCTTGAGTTTGCATCGCTTGTGAAGAGAAATGGAGCATTGGGATTGGTGGGTGGAACTTGCGGCGGAAGTGGTTGCATTTGGCGGCTGAGCGAAGGGGACAAATGGTGCTTGGTTGATGAGGTGCCATTTCAATTGGGGTTGAGATTGTTGGGAGGGAAGAGAGTTTGGGAGAGTGTGAAGTGTGTTGGCAATGATGATTGTATCTGTTTGTACAGAGATCTTGGTTCTGGCATGGTGGCTTGCAGAAGGGTTGGCTGGAAATGGGTTTGGGTTTGGATTTATGGCTGTGATTCAATCAAGGGAAAACCATTGCCCAATTCTCCCATAAGAGGAGCACTTCTTCATCCCACTCTTGCTTCTTCTCTTATCTTTTGA
- the LOC108320526 gene encoding MAPK kinase substrate protein At1g80180: MAGLQRSAVSFRRQGSSGLVWDDKSVSAELNNDQNQDPKAAATAAADNLNARTTPQPTTTTTIQRTRSNSGYRMGKVSPAIDPPSPKLSACGFCTAFSKTGEKGRRAKPSAKHRSR; encoded by the coding sequence ATGGCTGGTCTGCAAAGATCTGCGGTGTCTTTCAGGAGACAAGGTTCATCAGGGCTTGTTTGGGATGACAAATCAGTGTCTGCTGAACTGAACAACGATCAAAACCAAGACCCAAAGGCTGCCGCTACTGCTGCTGCCGACAACCTTAACGCAAGAACAACACCACAacccaccaccaccaccaccatccaGAGAACCCGCTCCAACAGCGGCTACCGCATGGGAAAAGTCTCGCCGGCGATCGACCCTCCCTCTCCAAAGCTCTCTGCTTGCGGCTTCTGCACCGCTTTTTCGAAAACAGGGGAAAAGGGTCGCCGCGCAAAGCCCAGTGCTAAGCACCGATCCAGGTAG
- the LOC108320688 gene encoding 3-isopropylmalate dehydratase small subunit 1, whose translation MKAMASLFSATATVIPRNLAVASSAKHPVGHSLPNSYSPPFLSFPTSKSNPRIRLTASLQSPPAHASASSSPSATFHGLCYVVGDNIDTDQIIPAEYLTLVPSKPDEYEKLGSYALVGLPASYATRFVEPGETKTKYAIVIGGANFGCGSSREHAPVALGASGAAAVVAESYARIFFRNSVATGEVYPLESETRLCEECRTGDVVTIELGESRLINHTTGKEYRLKPIGDAGPVIEAGGIFAYARKSGMIPSR comes from the coding sequence ATGAAAGCAATGGCGTCGTTATTCTCTGCAACTGCAACCGTTATTCCTCGAAACCTCGCCGTCGCTTCTTCCGCCAAACACCCCGTCGGTCATTCTCTTCCTAATTCTTATTCTCCGCCCTTCCTCTCATTCCCCACTTCCAAATCAAACCCTCGCATTCGCCTCACCGCTTCTCTCCAATCCCCACCCGCCCACGCCAGCGCGTCTTCCTCTCCCTCCGCCACCTTCCACGGCCTCTGCTATGTTGTCGGCGACAACATCGACACCGACCAGATCATCCCCGCGGAATACCTCACCCTCGTTCCTTCCAAGCCCGACGAGTACGAGAAGCTCGGCTCCTACGCCCTAGTCGGCCTCCCCGCCTCCTACGCCACGCGTTTCGTTGAACCCGGCGAGACCAAGACCAAGTATGCCATCGTCATCGGCGGCGCCAACTTCGGCTGCGGCTCCTCCCGCGAGCACGCGCCCGTCGCGTTGGGCGCCTCCGGCGCTGCCGCCGTTGTCGCGGAGTCGTACGCGCGGATCTTTTTTCGGAACTCGGTGGCCACAGGCGAGGTGTACCCGCTGGAGTCGGAGACCCGCCTGTGCGAGGAGTGCCGCACCGGTGATGTTGTCACGATTGAGCTCGGAGAGAGCCGCTTGATCAATCACACCACTGGAAAGGAGTATCGGTTGAAGCCGATCGGCGACGCGGGTCCGGTGATTGAGGCTGGTGGCATCTTTGCCTATGCGAGGAAGTCCGGCATGATTCCCTCTCGTTAG